In Candidatus Desulforudis audaxviator MP104C, a genomic segment contains:
- a CDS encoding YifB family Mg chelatase-like AAA ATPase codes for MPTLILSVRSSENSISARRFTAGGWRSSGRLAARKKWTISPTIEIVGLPGGAVRESKDRVRAAIRNAGYEFPPRKITVNLAPADLRKEGPAYDLPIALGVLVGSEQVPAGLDAGFVFLGELSLDGSIRGVHGVLPAVLAAVNAGFRRLIVPEANAGEAALVDKAEVFPVRDIGQVLRFLAGEEEIAPFQVNLEALLKVPPDRHPDFAEVKGQPTAKRALEVAAAGGHNVLMLGSPGSGKTMLARCLPGILPDMDFAEALEVTMLYSLSGLLEPGEVLITRRPFRAPHHTTSPVAMVGGGRTPRPGEISLAHQGVLFLDEFPEFKREALEALRQPLEDGAITVSRVAGSCSFPARIMLVAAMNPCPCGFFGDTRKECACTPHQIQRYIGRISGPLLDRMDIQLEIPRLEFQELTAETGVAESPRIRERVEAAREIQRARFSGPARCNARMTVRELRRHCRLTREARELFGQAFRMLELSARAHDRILRVARTIADLDGAETIDSRHIGEAVQYRSLDRKYWR; via the coding sequence ATGCCGACTTTGATCTTAAGCGTGAGATCATCGGAAAACTCAATATCAGCGCGAAGGTTTACCGCCGGCGGGTGGAGATCTTCTGGCCGTTTAGCTGCACGCAAAAAGTGGACAATCTCACCCACAATCGAGATTGTCGGGCTCCCGGGAGGTGCCGTCCGCGAAAGTAAGGACCGGGTCCGGGCCGCAATTCGGAACGCCGGCTACGAGTTTCCCCCGCGGAAGATTACCGTGAACCTGGCTCCCGCTGATTTGCGCAAGGAAGGGCCGGCCTACGACTTGCCAATCGCCCTGGGCGTGCTGGTCGGGAGCGAACAGGTGCCGGCTGGGCTGGACGCCGGCTTCGTGTTTTTGGGGGAACTTTCCCTGGACGGCAGCATCCGGGGAGTGCACGGCGTTCTCCCCGCGGTGTTGGCGGCTGTCAACGCCGGATTCAGGCGGCTGATCGTGCCCGAAGCCAACGCGGGAGAGGCCGCGCTGGTAGATAAGGCCGAGGTTTTTCCGGTCCGGGACATCGGGCAGGTGCTACGCTTTCTGGCTGGAGAGGAGGAGATCGCCCCGTTTCAAGTGAATCTGGAGGCTCTGTTGAAGGTACCGCCTGACAGGCATCCGGATTTTGCCGAGGTCAAGGGTCAGCCCACCGCCAAGCGGGCCTTGGAGGTGGCGGCCGCGGGTGGACACAATGTTCTGATGTTGGGCAGTCCCGGTTCGGGGAAGACGATGCTAGCCCGTTGTCTGCCCGGCATCCTGCCGGACATGGATTTCGCCGAAGCCCTCGAAGTAACCATGCTGTACAGCCTGTCCGGCTTGCTGGAACCGGGAGAGGTGCTGATCACCCGCAGGCCGTTTCGGGCTCCACACCACACCACCTCACCCGTGGCGATGGTCGGCGGGGGGCGGACGCCGCGGCCCGGAGAAATCAGCCTTGCGCACCAGGGCGTGCTTTTCCTCGACGAGTTTCCGGAGTTCAAGCGCGAAGCTCTGGAGGCGCTGCGCCAACCCCTGGAGGACGGCGCAATCACGGTGTCCCGCGTCGCCGGTTCCTGTTCCTTTCCGGCCCGCATCATGCTGGTGGCGGCGATGAACCCGTGCCCCTGCGGTTTTTTCGGTGACACCCGGAAGGAGTGCGCTTGTACGCCCCACCAAATCCAGCGCTACATCGGCCGCATTTCCGGGCCCCTCCTGGACCGGATGGATATCCAACTGGAAATCCCACGCCTCGAATTTCAAGAACTCACCGCGGAGACCGGGGTTGCGGAATCACCCCGGATCAGGGAAAGGGTTGAAGCGGCCCGGGAGATTCAGCGTGCCCGTTTCTCCGGCCCAGCCCGCTGCAACGCCCGGATGACAGTGCGGGAGCTCCGCCGGCACTGCCGTTTGACACGGGAAGCCAGGGAGCTGTTCGGGCAGGCGTTCCGCATGCTGGAACTGAGTGCGCGGGCCCACGACCGCATTCTCAGGGTGGCGCGCACCATCGCCGATCTGGACGGTGCGGAGACCATCGACAGCCGGCATATCGGGGAAGCTGTTCAGTACCGTTCTCTGGACCGGAAATACTGGCGCTAG